The genomic interval CATTATCAGCCTAGACATGTCGTCAACGAACACTTCAACTCCCCTGCCGCCTCCACCCCGTATCTTTGGGGCTGCCTTACTCGATCTGCAATCTGCACGTAAAGAGTACAGACCACCGCTTCTCGCATCCGATTTCGAGCTTGCCTACCACCTACCTAAGCTAGTTTCAAACTCGGCCATCTTCTCCACCCATCGACCCCTTTGCACGTATATGTCGGTCACTTCAAGTTCCCACTGGCACTGCAGCATCAGCCTCCTTGTGTAATGCCATCTGCGTACACGCCCTTACTACGGATAGTGGGCCTTATCACGGCAAGGCGGTCCCGGCGCCCCTGCGATCCAGCAAAATAAGGTAGCGCCTCTGGTCCCTGTTCAACTACAACGCGTATTCGTCTCATCTACCACCTGTCACCTACGCTCCGCCTCCTTCCGGTCTTCGATCGGTGGGGGGAATCTCCCGGAACCGTCGTCAGTGTTTCTTCTAACATGATCTGCATCAAGCCCGACGCTGAAGCCAGGTCTGTTGGTCTCCTCCTCTGGCATAGGCCTCTCTCTCCGTTCCCAGGGAACAGAGGCTCCATCTCTTTTGCTGGCCCCGCTGTCCCATCTGTCCCATCGTCCAGAGACGATCAAGAACTCGGCGGAAAATTCTGACCGAGACAAGCCTTGGGAAGCTTGGCATACAGAGGTTAACTTACACGAGCCTGTGACAACGGATGGAAACCCGCAACCTTACCGAGACCCCAGAGTCCAAGGTAAGTGCCCCCATCCCGCAACTCCAGGTCCGCGAATCTGTCTACCTAACCGAGAGTCCTTGAACCTCATCCTTGGGGTGGGCAGTATGCCAAGGCATTGGAGAGGCTCAGCCTCAGTGTCAAACCCGACCATGGTGCGGTTCTTTGGACTCCTCACACCATAACCACAACAACCCCTGGCATCTTGCCTGTCAGTGTTCTGGAAGCCGTGGCCATCGACCTTGACCTGAGGTAGCAGATGCAGTCCAAAAATCTACGTTCATCGCAAAAATCGTACGATATTGTTTATGGTGGCTGCCACTCCACGTGTGGCTATTGGTGATCATCATAAAGCCTATCCGGCTCATCGACCGAGCTTCCCTGGCAAGAAACACATTGAAAATCTCTCGTTGATTTCATGATCATTCTTTATACATCATCTGATGGCTTCCCGCAAAGTCTACCTACAGCATACCCTTCTCAACCTCGTCCTTTCTCTCCTCCCACAGCGTCTTGCCGGTGCATGAACAGACCGTCTTATCATTGTCCCACACGCCGGCACTCCTGGCAATCACGCCGACTAACGTGTCTGGGTCATTTTTCAACGCCCCTGCAGACTCATCTTGTCTCGAGACGACCATGGCATGGCCAATAACTTCCCAGATTTGAAAGGGTTTGTCGAGATAGGCGCTGCCTCTGCCATCCTTGTCGACGTTGAAGACACCCAAGAAGCccttggcggcggcggcgtcttGACTGCCTCCCGACCAGACAGGGCCCGTCGATGATGCGCCCTCTGCCAGGTTACCGTACTCACGGATTGTAGCTCGGTATGGCCCGGGGGCAACGCCGCGTAGCGTCATGTCGATCAGAGTTGTAGTCGGGGAGACCTGCACCATTCTAGCCAGGCCCCTGACCTCTCGGTCTCGCTGCTCATTCGACTTTGAAGGCGCATCATCTGCATGGTAAAAAGACTCGAGGATGCTCACAGCCGCGCCTAAGGGACGTGGTGAGTCAGCGGTCAGATGAAGTCCGGTGTTCCCAGGTGAGCGAGTTTAAACGACGACGATGGAAACCCAAAACTTGACCCCATCTGCCGACACCAGTGCCGGTGTGACAAGACAAGTTGGGTGGTATCAGGAAACAACTTAATGTCCGCCAAGGGGTTACAGGAAATGCGGACAGAAAAGTTGGACTTGGACGACAAGAGCACAAAAGCCAAAGGAGAGAAAGAAGAGACTTCAGTTGACCTACTGTTTGATCCTCCCGAGCCTCGCAGGATGGCGTCCCTCCCCGTGGCTTGGATGGCGTCAACAATTGTTGATGGTGCGGCTGCAAAACGTCGCCAAGAGTGTTAGCGGCAGGTacattcttttcttttttccaaACGGTAAGGCGTTCAATTTTTTGAGTCTATCCATCCCCCATGACAGGTTTGTAAGGCAGCGAATACAATCTTGAGAGGATCACCGCGATGGCGCTGTCAAACCGGCAAGCTTGGGACGCCTCAAAGCATCGTGTATGTGGGACGCGCAACAGCAAAACCCATGTGGGTGTAAGACAGGGAAGGgggcgtgtgtgtgtgtgtttgtgtgtgtgtgtggatGGAGGAGGGATCAACAGCCATGAGCCGCAAGAAGGATGAAAGTgaaaaagggaaaagaaaagaagagggaaaaaaagcTTTCAGAGTTTGCGGCAGAAGACGACGTACCTGTGCCCTCGACAGAAAGCAATTGGTCCTTGAGATTGGCCTCGACCTTGGTGATACCCCCGAGCTTGTACAACGAGTCTGAAACGTCCTTGACGCAGCTGTCACATGTCATGGGTACGGCGAAAACGGTCTAGTGTTGGATTTTCAGACGTTTCATTAGCCATTTGATTCAGTTGAGCAATGTCACCCCCATTGCTGTATTGTAGATTCGGGTATACTTGAACAGGTGGAAAAAGGCAATGGGTAGTAAATGGGCAAAGGATGAAGCCCGTGTATGTGCGTGCGGAAGAGGAATGGACCCTCATACGCACATGTCCCTCTACCCGGATTGCGTGCGTCTCGACGGGACGGTACTGACGAACGACGGAGCGAGCGAGCGAGAATGAAGGAACAAGACTTTGTCGCCTCGGCCAGGTCCCGTGTCCGTGACGGAGACTTGAGGGGCGGGTGGACTGCCTGACTGACTGACTGGACTTGCCGGGCAAAGCGGAAAGAGAGGACCAGACTGGAGAACAGGCATAGagggaaagagagagaaacgGTATTGAGAACTCACCTGAAAAGGATATGAGACGGTCATGGTGAAGGGTCGTCTGCTTGGCTgcagcgggcttcgtagcagAGAGCGGTAGTTGTGGATGAAGTCGGGGAGGCAGTAGAGCATGCTCTGTCCTTGTAGGACCCTTTGTTGTTTGTGCTGTTGTTGAGATGAGAAAAAAGTGAGGTCAGGTTGTTAAACTCCGGTGGTTTCCCGTTCCTAAaataaagagagagagatgtgGATGGAGTTTGTCGTTCTCGGGGAAAAAAGAGCCCCAGGGAATGTTGGTGTGTCGCGGGTTTACTTTGTGACCATCCCACTTTGACAAAATGCCGGAAGCTTTCAAGTGGTATTGCTCATAGATATGGTTATGATGCTGTTGAATTGCGTACCAACAACCTATGGGATGACCGTGCCGGCATATGCGGGTTTAATACCCATGGTCCATCGTGGAGTAAAGTTGTCTGTGAATATGGGCTTGCTTTGAAATCGTGCTGCTGCCCCTCCTCTCCCACTCGCGGCCAGCGGACAGCGAGCACGGCGCAATTGGATCGCATCGCCTCATTGCTTTCCGTCGTCTTCTGCCCCGCCATGGGAACGCTCGGGCCAGTTTTTGGAGAGCATCGGCCCCAAAGTCGGCGCTCGGTCTCTGCAGCTGGCAGCAGCCTCATCAGCTGGCACCAGCTGGTAGCTTGAAAGCAGCTTTCGTTCCCTACCAGGTAAGCTGATGGGATCTTATCATTATCATCACGTGAGAACGCTCCCGGCTCCAAAATTTTGGGAGAAGCTCAGGGTTAGGCTATTGAATGGAGATCGCCAACGACGCCCAAGAACGCGTGACGACTACATTCCTTTTCCGAGATCCGACGACGACGCTTTATCGCTGGCTTGCCCGCTGCAAGGACTGTCCCATTGACCGATTCGGTCCGCGAATACCAGAAACGAGCGTCAACGTCGGCTGAGGCGGCCGGCCCCAGAAAACACATTTCAAGATGTCGCAAACCATTGGCCTAGTAAGCTTTCCCCCTTTCACAGCCTCCCCAATCAAATATACCTCTCTCCATGCTCCCGAGAGCTATCGCAACGACCGTATAGCTGACCCAGTTGCTCAACTCTCCAGACGCGCCTCTCCTACTCCCGAGTATGGCACCAGATCTCCGCCTCGGCTCCCCACGAGATCCTCTCGACCCAGCCGGGCGTCACCCCGCCCTCGCTGGGCCGCCTGGCCAGCCGCATCGCCGTGCTGCTGATGGGCAAGCACAAGCCGACCTGGGACCCTTCGACGGACTGCGGCGACTACGTGGTGGTGACGGACTGCGCGGCGCTGCACGTGACGGGACGCAAGAAGTGGCAGAAGACGTACTACCGACACAACACCCGCCCCGGCAGCCTGCGACAGGTGACGATGGACGTGCTGATGGAGAAGCACGGCGGCGCCGAGGTGCTGCGTAAGGCGGTGAGCGGCATGCTGCCCAAGAATAGGCTGCGGGAGAAGAGGCTTGCGAGGCTCAAGGCTTTCGAGGGGGAGGCGCATCCGTATAAGCAGAATGTTATCCGGTTTGGGGATGTTCCTGTGGGAAAGACTGGGTGGGAGGAGCAGGTTAAGGCGATCCGGGAGGCGGATTCGCAGAGGATATGAGAGGGGTTTTGCTGTTGACTCTCCATAAGGTGCGACGGTTGTAAAGGGGTGATGGAGGGAGAAGGGGCGAGCGAGGTGTAAAGTAAAGCCGCCTTGAGTCGGCGTGTATATTCTGTACGAATACGGGCATTCTCAAAAACTTTGAAGTCAAATGACCCTCTACAATGTGGCGGTGTTTCTCATCGAGTGCTGGACTATGTCTGTCATTGATATGTTCTGGCTAGTGGGATTGGGATCTCTGCCTGACATGCGTAATGCGATCCCCTGGAAACTCCTGAGGCTTTCGAAAGACATCGTACCCGCTGGAACTGATGTCGAGAATGTTGCGAGCTGAGCATCGACAGTCTACGATGTCTCGATATAGGCGAGGGGAAGAGGAGTGCCGGTTGAAAAGGAGCAAGGAAGGTTAGGTGCGGTATCAGGGAACCtactaatatctttttataggcAGGCGCGTTTCTTCAAGGGTGCTAATAGCAGCAGTGTGAAGATGTGATCCATCAATTTTTTACCTACGTTCACGTTGCCTTTGATGTCAAATAGCAGTGTCTGGTATCACTCCTGAGCTCTGCTGCCGAGAGACACAAGTATTACTTGCTTATCCAATACTTTGAATACATACATCTGAGTTTGTAAGTTATTGTCACTTTTACAAATTATCTCCTGATTGGAGTCAATTGCCAAGTTTTTCTTAAGAATCGCAATACGTGTGAAAGCTTGAAGGTTACGCTGACGGCCTTTTACTATTGTTCAGCCtaaagaaaagaggaaaACGCTCCTCACGACACCTGTCTCAATTGAATCTTAAAATCAAGCAGCAGTTCGAGTATATGTGTCATTTGCGGGACAGGTCGTAGAATGAGGAACACCATTGAGAAGCACCACGCCCTTTCTGGAAACCCGTACATGGTATCATGGGTGGCTTCATCAAAGCTCTCCGTCTTGCCCATGTTCTAAGATCAGTTCCAAAGCCAAACGACGGTATCACTCGAGTCACAGGAATTCTCTTCAGGACAACAAATTTGATGGGTTATCATATTCTTAGTCATTGCtcattattactataaaagaacACCCGGCCAGGCTTGACCAGGTCATGGACGCCGGTAAATGCAAGTGGCGAATCTCACTGGATTCTCATAGGAAAGCATCTTCTCTCATCCTCAGTCTACAACCCCTTATCTCACTCACTCGACCCACAGGCCAACTCACCCAAAGCTCGCGCCTACAACTTGGCGGTTTCGGGCTTGCGGGCGACCTCGCACTTGATGAGGCCGTTGGGGCCAGACTGCGGCGCGTAGACCTCGGCGTCCTTGCCCGTGTTCTTGAGCCCCTTGTGCCAGCTGAGGTCGATCTCAAAGTAGTGCTTGTTGGGCAGGGAGTAGGTGGCGGTCAGGGTCTCGGGCACGGCGGCGAGGATCTGCTCGCACATCTTGTACATTGTGTTTTGCACGCTGGCGCTCTCGTCCTCGGCAAAGGTCTTCATGGTGATGTCGCGGGCGGCGCGCCACGCGGGGTCGAACTTGGGCACGGCGGCGCGGACGGCGGCCAGGTCCGGGAACTTCCAGGTCCAGGCGGCGTCGACGTCGGTGGACAGGATGCGGTCCCAGGTCTCGGGGAGGGTGGTGTACTCGTCGCGGACGAAGCCGTGGAAGGCGGAGCCGGTGGACTTTAGGACGGTGAGCTTCTGGATGGCGCTGGTGAGGGCGATGCCGTCCTTGCGGGAGATGCGGGCCTCGACGTTGCGGGTCTCCTCGCCGTCGCGGAAGAAGGAGTGCGGGTGCGGCTTGCCGTCGACGGTCATGCGGGTCCAGCGGTGCTGGATGATTTTGACGTTGGCTGTGTGGATGTGGGCGTAGGTCTCGAGGAAGTGGGCGCCGAGGATGGAGGCGAAGAGCTCCGGGGGGTTGACGGGGTTCTCCTTGGCCTTGATGTAGGTGGTGTTCTTGATGGAGTCGGTGGCGACGACGACGCTGTTGTCGGCGACTGTGTACGAGGTCTCGATCTCGCCCTCGAGGAGGCAGCAGACAGTCATCTCGGTGACGGTCTGGACGTTGCCGTTCTTCTCGACCTTGTAGACGCGGACGTTGTCCTTGCCGTAGCGGGCGGAGGCGAGGTAGGCTGCCATTGtgaatgtgtgtgtgtgtgttcgTGTGTGGCTTTGCGAGGGTTGAGAATGGGGGGAAAGCGAACAAAATGTAGGGCGTTTGGGGTATCACGGATGAGATTGCTGGTATCGCAAAGACGAGATAAGATGAGATGTCGTTGTGAGATGAGGGTCGAGGATGAGAGCAAGGTGCTAAGTGGTTCAAGCTCAAGAGAGACCGCAAGCAAGCACTGATAAGGAGGTGGGTGTTGGTTGATGATGAGACAGAGGACAAGAGCAAGGTCACAAGAGAAGAGGCCAGAGGGGGGACGATAGGTTTTATATCAACATCCAAGAGAAGAAATTGGTTGAGGTTCTCGCTCTCAGATTAGCTTCGTTGGACGTCACCCACCACAGAGACAAGAGCCGGGCCGGAGATACACCAGCAAGCAGCACAGATAGCGTAGTCGCGTCTTGAATCGGCACGCAATGTTTGCGCTGTGCAAGCATGAAAGCTTCTGCTTGTGTTGGGTGCTGGGATGTACGTACTGTGTAAGGGTGGCCCCGCGGGTCgggggtaggtaggtaagggcCCAATGGCCTGGCCGAACTGGCCCGATCGCTTGATAGGGTCCGGCTGCCGTGGGGTAGAATGGTCTTATTGGAGCTGGGTGGATCCCCCGGAGCCCGCCGATGCCCTTTGGACGCTGGGCAGGCAAGTCGCCGCATGCAGCCGCTGTCTCCCTACGGCTGTCTGCGCCAGGGCGGGACCGACGAGAGACGCTCTGGGCCGTACATGCTATTTGGTAAGGCGAGGTACCTCAGCTCCGCGAAGCAAACGCCTCTAGCCTCTAGGGCTctgaaaaaaagaagaaacaaGACGAGAGGCGGCAACTTCTGCCGTGACTACCTTAGCTACCGCAGGCGGTAGTTGATTTTGCACTTTTTCTTTCCAGGGTCCGTCTCTACGGGACCAATGAAGACTCGATGAGATCAAAGGATCTTACAGAGCCGCAGATGCTCGTGATGTATCTTGGCTGCTGGACCTCCAGTGGCCGGCTCCGCGCAAGGGTCAATATTTCATACAATGATGAAGAATGTACATGAACGCTTCACAACCAACATGGGAACACCAAGAAACCCACACATCATGCAAGCCGTTTCTCTCAAAGCCCGTCCCTGTGCCGCCGCTCTCCGACCTGATGTGAGGTCAAGGTGAAgtgagatgagatgagatgaggtgaggtgaggtgagggtTTGGCCAAGGACGGGCGCGCGAAGGAACCGGGGGCCCCGCCATTTCGGGATTGTGGATATTAGACCGAAAGGCCGAAGATGCAAATCCCGTAGTGGGTGACTGATTCTGACAGAATCATTTCTGTCCATTATGTTTGCTGTGTGGATGATGGGAACTCTTTGGCAGCTGTTGTCTCGATCCTCGGCGTTGGTTGCTATCTCCCGCCACCAGTACCTGCTACCAGCAAGTCTGCTTGACACGGATAGAGGTGGGTGTCTCCGAGGCATCGAATGACTGCGGATGGGGGAGCCGGCCGCGTTTCAGCATTGGTAGTGGCAGTTGATGCTGTGGCACAAGCAGCTTCAGACGACAAGGGATTTCCTCGGGACCGGGGGTAGGATGGTCCATGATGAGCGTTCATGAgcacctttttttttctctatGCAATACACAAAAGGTACGGATATGGGCTCGCCCGGAGTTGAATGCCCGTCTTTTCAGGTTCCCTCGAATAGAAGCTGGTTCATCGATTGAAGCCATCGGCGACTGCACTTTACCTAACCACGATGAAGATCTTCAGCTCAAGTAACATGTACCATATCGGAGGATAGGCTGACGAAAATATGAGGCTGTCCAAGCTATCGTGATCTACCTTGGGCGATCATTCTTGTAGTTATTGGAGGTCGATGGTCGTTGATCGTTGAGCGTCAAGGTAGAACTGAGTGGTGCCAAGAGCTGCATCTGTATCTGTACAGATAATGGGGTCAAGGTTTCGTGCCTTATCTAGGGCTTATCGACAAGATGCCTACCTTATCCATGACGATGTACCCCTTCAGCAGACGTAACGCTAGAAGGTAGCTCGAAATAGAGACTGCTGCAGCTGACGGCAACGTCCCCATTGGCTTCTCAGGCAGTCCTCTTACCGTCTGAGCCAAGCATAACGAGGCATGGTGCCCTATCTGAGCAAGTATTTGTACTCGACATCTTCCAAGGTCACCAAAGGGGAGAGAGACGTGGTCCAAGCTTTCGGTGAGGGGTGAAGCGACCAGGAAGCGGGGCTACTAAAGGAAGGCTGCTTCCTTCCGCGTTACGGCGCATGCAGCAATagcccagcagcagcagaaggAGCCGAAGGAGAAAGAGCGCACCGAGAGAGCAAGTAAGATTTCATCATCAGTTCTTTCCAGATCCTCGGACATAAATGCTTGAAGATAAGATAGACAGGCCGAAGCTAAGTCGTGTTGTACACGTGATCTCAAGTTGATTAACATCAGCATTGAAGATGGATGATGAATGAGGTAAAATGGACTTGGCTGTGTGCGTGCATGAACGAGGTCCGACTCCAACAATCTGAACCCGAACAATGGGCTTGGGGCTGCCAAATCCGTACACACTTGAGCTGGAAAGTACTTTCAAGAAACAGCCTACCTACCGTATCTTCATAttcctacctacctaccttgacAACCCCAAAGCCATACCTCAAGATTTCTCTTTTCTCTCACCTTTCTTCACCTTAATTTACCCCATCGTAGGGCAAGTAAGATACTTTCAAAGGCGAACTGACGCAGACGCTGCTTATCCCGTCCTGAGAGTCAGAGGTGCACTGGAGAGCTTCACCAGAGGAGAACCTCGCAACTTCGCTGCAGCTGTGGCCGTGGCACTGCACCACCCTGAGAAATCACCCCTGAACACCACCCACCTCAGACACCAGTATCAGCGCCTTCTGCGGTCCACAGGTGACATTGGCAGCAACCACACCTTTACAGCCCGCCCGCGACCATTCTCAACTGTTAACACCACTGAGCCACGCCCGCGACAGCAACCCATGCGCATCCAGGCCCACTCCTGAAGCTCTGAAGACCAGGCTCAGTTGGTATCCGGCGACCAAGTACGCACTGCgcagtacctaccttacacaGTAGGTACTTCACCGTCAACTGTGGGCCGCGAACGAGCACTCGGCTGGAACGCCGCAGCACCACGCAACAGTCGAGACAACGACAACAGCGACGACTGCTTCCACCAGAACTAATCATCCATCACAGACAACCCAAGGGCACAGATATCTCGCCCGACCTCAAGCGACACTGTTATCGGGACCGTCTTCCACGGCTGGAACCTGCGAAAGATCCAAACGATCAACCCTTTCTGATGCGCCAATCGCATATCCTCAGCATTAGACTCACATCGCATCTCCACTCGGACTGACGTCCTGCCCTGCTCTTGGCGTGGCTCTGCGGGTGGCCGACCAACTTCGCCCATTTGCGCGCCCAACGGCCTGCGACTCGAACATTCACCTTCTCCTCCGTACCTCTCGCGCCATATTTCGACCGCCTTCAATTTGAACAATTGTCCGAACCTCGATTCGAAACTCGTTACCCACCTACCGCGACAGAGCCTCATTCAAGCGATCGACGACAGTCCTTTACTCCACGCAGACGAACCCCGACCACGAACACCGACCCCCTGACACCCCGATAACGAATTTCTAAAAACAGAGCAGTATTGAAATAACAGTCGCCCGAATGCCAGAACCTCCGGAGAAGCCCCGTAGCAAGGTGGTAACATAGAGAGGCATCGCCAAGATGCTGAGCGCCTCCGGACAGTCTCAAAAGGCACTCTCGCCTCAACAGTCGGCATCGAGCGCCAATACCCTCAATCCACGTCCGAGTTTCGAGCGCATAGAGAGCACCGGCGGCCTTCAGCCGCCATCCGCCTCTGTCAATGGATCGAGAAGTCTGGGCGCCTCGGGCGTCAGCTTCGGACCCCGAGGCTCTTCCCTCAACCCCTCCATCGCCCCTGGGAGCTTTAGTTCTGAGCTGCGCAGCCAGATGATGCCATCTCGCTCTGGCTCCCGAGGCGACATCTACAGCATCGATAAGGTCGACGAGGAAGATCCCGCCACGGCTGCAGAGCAGACCCTAGCTATTCTCAAGGAGCAGCTGAATCGAGAGATGAAGATCAAGGACGGAAGTGAGAACATGCTGGAAGCCTTAAACGCCAAGAAGGCAAAACAAACCAAGGAACAGAGGGCCAAGGTCGAAGCAGAGCTGAATGCCTCCAACCAGCGCATCAAGAATCTACGGCAGAAAATTACAGATGCCTCGAGATTCAAGGCGACTCCTACCACACCCACAAGACAAAGGACAAACGAGCCACTGTTCTCTTCTGCCAACAATGGCATGCGCTCACCTCCTAGCGCCTCTCGCAGTGGCGCGGGTTCAGACAATGAAGAGACGGCTGAGCAGTCACCGACCTTTCTCCTGGCTGAGTTGCTACAAGCCCTTGAGCAAGAGGGCATGCCGCCAGAGTACTATGTCAGTCGAGGAAACAGTCTAGTTGATCTGTTCAGGCGGCATCCAACTCTCAAGTATGACCTGGTATGGTCGGTATTCGGTCTTCGCATGCAAGTAATGCTGCTCAGTGAGGCCAGAGAAGTAGTGGCAGCTGGTTACCGAATGATTCGCTATGCCATCTCAGATGTGTCTTCTTTAAAGAAGATCCGCAGTCTGAATACTGACATCATTGTTGTGACGTGAGTTTGGCCATGTTTCTACATTTGACAAGACTGCGAGCCACAGCTAACAAACCGT from Colletotrichum lupini chromosome 2, complete sequence carries:
- a CDS encoding heavy-metal-associated domain-containing protein — protein: MLYCLPDFIHNYRSLLRSPLQPSRRPFTMTVSYPFQTVFAVPMTCDSCVKDVSDSLYKLGGITKVEANLKDQLLSVEGTAAPSTIVDAIQATGRDAILRGSGGSNSAAVSILESFYHADDAPSKSNEQRDREVRGLARMVQVSPTTTLIDMTLRGVAPGPYRATIREYGNLAEGASSTGPVWSGGSQDAAAAKGFLGVFNVDKDGRGSAYLDKPFQIWEVIGHAMVVSRQDESAGALKNDPDTLVGVIARSAGVWDNDKTVCSCTGKTLWEERKDEVEKGML
- a CDS encoding 50S ribosomal protein L13, which encodes MSQTIGLTRLSYSRVWHQISASAPHEILSTQPGVTPPSLGRLASRIAVLLMGKHKPTWDPSTDCGDYVVVTDCAALHVTGRKKWQKTYYRHNTRPGSLRQVTMDVLMEKHGGAEVLRKAVSGMLPKNRLREKRLARLKAFEGEAHPYKQNVIRFGDVPVGKTGWEEQVKAIREADSQRI
- a CDS encoding uricase translates to MAAYLASARYGKDNVRVYKVEKNGNVQTVTEMTVCCLLEGEIETSYTVADNSVVVATDSIKNTTYIKAKENPVNPPELFASILGAHFLETYAHIHTANVKIIQHRWTRMTVDGKPHPHSFFRDGEETRNVEARISRKDGIALTSAIQKLTVLKSTGSAFHGFVRDEYTTLPETWDRILSTDVDAAWTWKFPDLAAVRAAVPKFDPAWRAARDITMKTFAEDESASVQNTMYKMCEQILAAVPETLTATYSLPNKHYFEIDLSWHKGLKNTGKDAEVYAPQSGPNGLIKCEVARKPETAKL